One Ictalurus punctatus breed USDA103 chromosome 10, Coco_2.0, whole genome shotgun sequence genomic region harbors:
- the LOC108270789 gene encoding keratin, type I cytoskeletal 13 — protein MAVTLRRSASYSTGSIARSNFQTSGWGMGLNGMASSSQSIRGHYGPSFDFSSSFSPSHEFSVFGSEKLAMQNLNSRLASYLEKVLSLETANLQLEQEINKFNESRTPTSRDLSKYYSIIEDLQKQIISMAKQKQEVYTKLDNANITASEFKMKFENERDMCSSVEADLARLRMALGETEMETKDLQIQMSWLKEELSFLKKSHEEDLHVARTQQNGSVHVEVDSAPAVDLNKELEEIREQYEAVIIKNRNDIEQWFQNKVKNLNTEVLKSHTEITTSQTAFSDLKKTYETLEIEIKGIHTQIQMLQNDLVQVGARYSEQLSQLQSHIDRIQTELQQITANIQQQAMEYQLLLDIKMRLELEIAEYRRLLEGEGQGYRIDTSTVTKKVTETVVKETQEAEEEKHHHQRRVKVIVEELVDGVIVSSSVDEKVQDLPN, from the exons ATGGCTGTCACACTCCGTCGTAGTGCGTCCTACAGTACAGGCAGCATTGCTAGGTCAAATTTCCAAACTTCAGGTTGGGGGATGGGGCTGAATGGCATGGCTAGCTCGAGTCAATCCATCCGTGGTCACTACGGTCCTAGTTTCGATTTTTCATCCTCATTTTCCCCCTCTCATGAGTTCTCAGTGTTTGGCAGTGAAAAGCTGGCTATGCAGAATCTTAACAGCCGTCTGGCATCGTACCTGGAGAAG GTTCTCTCTTTGGAAACTGCCAATCTACAACTTGAGCAGGAAATAAACAAGTTTAATGAAAGCAGAACCCCCACCAGCAGGGATCTGAGTAAATACTACAGCATCATTGAAGACCTGCAGAAGCAG ATTATTTCTATggccaaacaaaaacaagaggTTTACACAAAGCTGGACAATGCTAATATAACAGCTTCTGAATTTAAGATGAA GTTCGAGAATGAGAGGGACATGTGTTCGTCTGTAGAAGCAGACCTGGCTCGTCTGCGCATGGCTCTTGGGGAGACCGAGATGGAAACCAAAGACCTACAAATCCAGATGTCTTGGCTAAAAGAAGAACTGAGTTTCCTCAAGAAGAGCCACGAGGAG GATCTGCACGTGGCTCGCACTCAGCAGAACGGCTCCGTGCATGTGGAAGTAGACTCTGCTCCAGCTGTGGACCTCAATAAAGAGCTGGAGGAGATACGAGAGCAGTATGAGGCAGTCATCATAAAGAACCGTAACGACATTGAGCAGTGGTTCCAGAACAAG GTAAAGAATTTGAACACTGAAGTGCTTAAAAGCCACACTGAGATCACAACCTCCCAAACAGCCTTCAGTGACCTGAAGAAAACCTACGAGACCCTGGAGATAGAAATCAAAGGGATTCACACACAG ATTCAAATGCTGCAGAACGATCTGGTTCAGGTGGGGGCACGTTACAGTGAGCAGCTATCACAGCTGCAGTCGCACATAGACCGAATAcagacagagctccagcagatCACTGCCAACATACAACAACAGGCTATGGAGTACCAGCTGCTGTTGGACATCAAGATGAGGCTGGAGCTGGAGATTGCTGAATACAGGAGGCTTCTAGAGGGAGAAGGACAAGG GTATCGTATCGACACATCCACGGTGACCAAGAAGGTGACCGAAACAGTTGTGAAAGAGACGCAAGAGGCGGAAGAGG AAAAACATCATCACCAGAGACGTGTGAAGGTTATCGTTGAGGAGCTGGTGGATGGAGTGATTGTGTCCTCGAGCGTCGATGAGAAAGTGCAGGATTTGCCCAACTGA
- the LOC124628575 gene encoding uncharacterized protein LOC124628575 isoform X2 — translation MAATFTVLGFIMIAAMVHTCTGSPLLQSAHEAQEVSEPREIGGTQVQRGARSRDMRTERFAPLPEDQQRFTSKQLLQALSEMIQRDDCISDYQGWVDFGRRSTD, via the exons ATGGCTGCGACATTCACAGTGCTCGGTTTCATAATGATCGCGGCGATGGTGCACACGTGCACCGGCTCGCCGCTGTTACAGTCAGCCCACGAGGCGCAGGAGGTGTCGGAACCTCGCGAGATCGGGGGGACGCAGGTGCAGCGAGGCGCTCGGAGTCGTGACATGAGAACGGAGCGTTTTGCACCTTTACCAGAGGACCAGCAGCGCTTTACGTCCAAGCAGTTACTGCAAGCTCTGTCGG AAATGATCCAGCGGGACGACTGCATTTCAGACTATCAGGGCTGGGTGGACTTCGGGCGTCGCAGTACGGACTGA
- the LOC124628575 gene encoding uncharacterized protein LOC124628575 isoform X1 gives MTLHLEYSALLVSGMAATFTVLGFIMIAAMVHTCTGSPLLQSAHEAQEVSEPREIGGTQVQRGARSRDMRTERFAPLPEDQQRFTSKQLLQALSEMIQRDDCISDYQGWVDFGRRSTD, from the exons ATGACATTACATTTGGAATATTCGGCTTTGCTCGTTTCAG GCATGGCTGCGACATTCACAGTGCTCGGTTTCATAATGATCGCGGCGATGGTGCACACGTGCACCGGCTCGCCGCTGTTACAGTCAGCCCACGAGGCGCAGGAGGTGTCGGAACCTCGCGAGATCGGGGGGACGCAGGTGCAGCGAGGCGCTCGGAGTCGTGACATGAGAACGGAGCGTTTTGCACCTTTACCAGAGGACCAGCAGCGCTTTACGTCCAAGCAGTTACTGCAAGCTCTGTCGG AAATGATCCAGCGGGACGACTGCATTTCAGACTATCAGGGCTGGGTGGACTTCGGGCGTCGCAGTACGGACTGA